A region of Zeugodacus cucurbitae isolate PBARC_wt_2022May chromosome 5, idZeuCucr1.2, whole genome shotgun sequence DNA encodes the following proteins:
- the LOC128922218 gene encoding uncharacterized protein LOC128922218 → MAPLNNSRASHNRRSSPATTVRSLSVTRSITPLPEEGTLARRLQRFKSTLSPIREERGSTHRTARRTITHPAKRTYKHVACGICKKDHRLVTCSNFTKMNLNEKFDAVTKYRYCVNCLARSHQTQKCTSEKRCNTCNGKHHSSLHGHPRLFCKEPTKSTNIDKRYKRPNDVPTLLAKPTLIPTAMIKMKHNGKWNKIRTIINPTRKLSIIASELVQKLRLPKTYLDSHRVCKVVIGSLTDPDWQVEINCLVTNELPTRPYNRDISGEIMKKFDHLVLADPMFFKDDKILLELGADTYPKIMKPGLFNPDNGTVIAQNTALGWTLTGACAM, encoded by the coding sequence ATGGCTCCTCTAAACAACAGCAGAGCATCCCACAACCGACGCAGCAGCCCAGCCACTACCGTGCGATCACTCAGCGTGACCCGAAGCATCACCCCACTCCCTGAAGAAGGGACCCTGGCGCGACGTCTACAACGTTTTAAATCGACCCTTTCCCCAATTCGTGAAGAAAGAGGAAGTACACACCGCACGGCACGGCGTACTATAACTCACCCAGCAAAACGCACTTACAAACACGTAGCTTGCGGAATATGCAAGAAAGATCACAGATTGGTGACATGttccaattttacaaaaatgaaCTTAAACGAAAAGTTTGACGCAGTTACCAAGTACAGGTACTGTGTCAACTGCTTGGCCAGATCACATCAGACCCAAAAATGTACAAGCGAAAAACGATGCAACACATGCAATGGGAAACACCATTCGAGTCTTCACGGTCACCCCAGGTTGTTCTGCAAAGAACCAACCAAATCAACAAACATCGATAAGAGATACAAAAGACCCAATGATGTTCCAACATTACTGGCCAAGCCGACTCTCATACCCACGGCGATGATAAAAATGAAACACAACGGAAAATGGAACAAAATCCGAACAATAATCAACCCGACCCGTAAATTATCAATAATCGCATCAGAACTGGTACAAAAGTTGAGGCTACCAAAAACGTATCTTGACTCACACCGTGTGTGCAAGGTTGTTATAGGATCACTCACTGATCCGGACTGGCAGGTGGAAATCAACTGCCTTGTAACAAACGAGTTACCGACCCGACCCTATAATCGTGACATAAGTGGCGAAATCATGAAGAAGTTCGACCACTTAGTCCTAGCCGACCCGATGTTTTTTAAAGATGACAAAATCTTATTGGAACTCGGGGCAGATACGTATCCTAAAATTATGAAACCCGGATTATTCAATCCCGACAACGGCACTGTGATCGCACAAAACACTGCACTCGGTTGGACCCTCACCGGTGCTTGTGCGATGTAA